The Euphorbia lathyris chromosome 3, ddEupLath1.1, whole genome shotgun sequence genome contains a region encoding:
- the LOC136222664 gene encoding endoglucanase 5 yields MDLVSMSKINTKIIIEPDTRDHIYSTFKYKICSLNILGMRFGAYYLLIVALFSLSAAEAAFNYGEALDKTFLFFEAQRSGKLPANQRVKWRDHSGLKDGFLQGVNLVGGYYDAGDHVKFGLPMAFTVTMLAWGAVDFRKEITQLDQMSHTLWAIRWGTDYFIKAHPQPNLLWAQVGDGDSDHYCWERAEDMTTSRTAYKIDENHPGSDLAAETAAALAASAIAFKPYNSTYSSLLLSHSKQLFSFADRFRGLYDDSVQNAKQFYTSSGYSDELLWAAAWLYRATNEEYYLKYVIDNAVYMGGTGWAVKEFSWDNKYAGVQILLSKILLEGGGGAYASTLKKYQAKADYFACACLKKNDGYDIQTTPGGLMYVREWNNLQYGSAAAFLLAIYSDYLSAANAKLTCPQGQVLPQELLTFAQSQADYILGKNPKSMSYLVGYGEKYPVHVHHRGSSIASVFVLNSAVECVQGFETWYRRPEPNPNVIYGALLGGPDKNDGFSDDRSNYEQTEPTLSGSAPLVGLFSKLQLVYGSPKGSYPQKSSIPHPTNAGTYQQNSIAPNTSTGVPVQFVHSITDTWTVGTTTYYRHKVIIKNVSQKPITELKLLIEEMTGSPWGLKPTQEKNTYELPEWLKVLQPGSDCTFVYVQGGPQAKVTVQSYH; encoded by the exons ATGGATTTAGTATCCATGAGTAAGATTAATACAAAAATTATTATAGAACCAGACACCAGAG ATCATATCTACTCAACATTCAAATACAAAATTTGTTCCTTGAATATTTTAGGCATGAGGTTTGGTGCATATTATTTGTTGATAGTAGCACTGTTTAGCCTCAGTGCAGCAGAAGCAGCTTTCAACTATGGTGAAGCTCTTGATAAAACCTTTCTATTCTTTGAAGCACAGAGGTCCGGCAAACTTCCTGCTAACCAAAGGGTCAAGTGGCGTGATCACTCTGGCCTTAAGGATGGCTTTCTTCAAggg GTGAACTTGGTTGGAGGATATTATGATGCAGGAGATCATGTGAAGTTTGGGCTTCCAATGGCATTTACAGTAACAATGTTAGCTTGGGGAGCTGTTGATTTCAGGAAGGAGATCACTCAATTAGATCAAATGAGTCATACTTTGTGGGCTATTAGATGGGGTACCGATTACTTCATCAAAGCTCATCCACAACCTAATCTCCTCTGGGCTCAG GTTGGGGACGGTGACTCAGACCACTACTGTTGGGAGCGAGCCGAAGATATGACAACTTCAAGAACAGCATATAAGATTGATGAGAATCATCCTGGTTCAGACCTTGCTGCTGAAACTGCTGCTGCTTTAGCTGCTTCTGCTATTGCTTTTAAGCCTTACAACTCTACTTATTCTAGTCTCCTCTTAAGCCATTCTAAACAG CTCTTCTCTTTTGCTGATAGATTTAGAGGTCTCTATGATGACTCCGTTCAGAATGCTAAGCAATTCTACACTTCCTCCGGCTACTCG GATGAGTTATTATGGGCAGCAGCATGGCTGTATCGAGCAACTAATGAAGAATACTACTTGAAATATGTAATTGACAATGCTGTTTACATGGGTGGCACTGGATGGGCAGTCAAAGAATTCTCTTGGGATAATAAATATGCAGGTGTTCAGATCCTTCTTTCCAAG ATATTGTTGGAAGGAGGAGGGGGTGCATATGCTTCTACACTAAAGAAATATCAGGCGAAAGCAGATTACTTTGCATGTGCTTGTCTTAAAAAGAATGACGGGTACGATATTCAGACGACTCCCGGGGGATTAATGTACGTTCGTGAATGGAACAACTTGCAGTATGGCTCTGCTGCTGCTTTTCTTCTTGCTATCTATTCTGATTACCTTTCAGCTGCCAATGCCAAACTCACTTGTCCTCAAGGACAAGTCTTACCCCAGGAGCTTCTTACTTTCGCACAATCTCAG GCTGATTACATACTTGGTAAAAACCCAAAGTCAATGAGCTACTTGGTTGGATATGGAGAAAAGTATCCAGTTCATGTTCACCATAGAGGATCTTCAATTGCGTCTGTATTTGTTCTGAATTCTGCTGTTGAATGTGTGCAAGGATTTGAGACATGGTATCGTCGGCCTGAGCCAAATCCTAATGTTATATATGGGGCTCTTCTCGGAGGTCCTGATAAGAATGATGGTTTCTCCGATGATCGTTCCAACTATGAACAAACTGAACCTACACTTTCCGGCTCTGCTCCTCTTGTTGGCCTCTTCTCCAAGCTTCAACTTGTCTATGGATCACCAAAAG GTTCTTATCctcaaaaatcatcaattcccCATCCAACAAATGCAG GAACCTATCAGCAAAACAGTATAGCACCTAACACAAGCACAGGTGTTCCAGTGCAATTTGTACATTCAATAACAGATACATGGACAGTTGGAACGACAACGTATTACAGGCACAAGGTGATAATAAAGAATGTATCCCAGAAACCAATTACAGAGCTGAAGTTATTGatagaagaaatgacaggatCTCCGTGGGGTCTAAAACCAACACAAGAAAAGAATACGTATGAACTTCCTGAATGGCTAAAGGTCTTACAACCTGGCTCAGATTGTACATTCGTTTATGTACAAGGTGGTCCTCAAGCTAAGGTTACTGTTCAAAGCTACCATTAG